Proteins from one Listeria weihenstephanensis genomic window:
- a CDS encoding DnaD domain-containing protein: MDNKIMQKWLNAGNVTLPHVLVENYAKIGMDEQEFIIVLQLHSFLEKGVYFPSMEEIADRTTLSTEQTFRIIQSLVNKKIITIKQLNEGEQVFTESYSLDPLWEKLMLFFENLHQEKQFALRETEQVSLYSQFEQEFGRPLSPMEAEMLSAWVDQDHNTPELIREALKEAVISQKLSFRYMDRILLNWNRKNIKTPEQARVASAAFHENITTNTADKSNTTRVKKSENSIPLYDWLDKRKG, encoded by the coding sequence ATGGATAATAAAATAATGCAAAAATGGTTGAATGCGGGGAATGTTACGCTACCACACGTATTGGTTGAAAATTATGCCAAGATCGGTATGGATGAACAGGAATTTATTATTGTTTTACAGCTACATTCCTTTCTTGAAAAGGGTGTGTATTTCCCATCAATGGAGGAAATTGCTGACCGAACGACGCTTAGTACAGAGCAAACATTCCGTATCATTCAATCACTTGTCAACAAAAAAATAATTACGATTAAACAGCTAAATGAAGGAGAACAAGTTTTTACTGAGAGTTACTCACTCGACCCGCTCTGGGAGAAATTAATGCTCTTTTTTGAAAATCTTCATCAGGAAAAACAATTTGCTTTACGTGAAACAGAGCAGGTCAGTCTTTATTCGCAATTTGAACAAGAGTTTGGTCGTCCTTTATCTCCAATGGAGGCTGAAATGTTATCCGCTTGGGTTGATCAGGACCATAATACACCAGAACTGATTCGTGAGGCTTTGAAAGAAGCCGTTATTTCTCAAAAATTAAGTTTCCGCTACATGGACCGAATTTTGCTAAACTGGAATCGTAAAAATATTAAAACGCCAGAGCAAGCAAGAGTGGCATCCGCGGCTTTTCATGAGAATATAACAACAAATACAGCTGATAAAAGCAACACGACGCGGGTGAAGAAAAGTGAAAATTCGATACCGCTCTATGATTGGCTAGATAAGAGAAAAGGGTGA
- a CDS encoding pyridoxal phosphate-dependent aminotransferase, producing the protein MDLPLSRRVQEIAASPTLAITAKAREMKQAGVDVIGLGAGEPDFNTPQNIIDAAVDSMNKGFTKYTATTGIPELKQAIIDKLKQDQFLTYKPSQIFVGTGAKHVLYCAFQTILNPGDEVIIPVPYWVTYPEQIKLAGGVPIFVETGFDADFKMTAVDFEQAITPKTRAIVLNSPNNPTGMTYTKEELRAIGEVAKKHGVYIVSDEIYEKLYYGDKSDLVSIASLSDALYELTIVINGVSKAYAMTGWRIGYAAAAEPIIAGMGKLADHMTSNPTANAQYGAVAAYTGDQAIPESMYQAFQDRMERFYPILESIPGFKPKKPSGAFYFFIDVEEAAKQKGFATVDAFAKSLLDDAFVAVVPGSGFGMPNYIRISYATDPALFEQALDRMKDFMKN; encoded by the coding sequence ATGGACCTACCGCTCTCGAGACGTGTCCAAGAAATTGCTGCATCGCCAACACTCGCGATTACAGCAAAAGCAAGAGAAATGAAGCAGGCTGGTGTCGATGTGATTGGCCTTGGAGCCGGGGAACCGGACTTCAATACGCCGCAGAATATCATTGATGCAGCAGTCGATTCTATGAATAAAGGGTTCACTAAGTATACGGCAACAACTGGAATACCTGAATTAAAGCAGGCGATTATCGATAAATTGAAACAAGATCAGTTTTTGACGTATAAACCGAGCCAAATTTTTGTAGGAACAGGTGCGAAACACGTCTTGTACTGTGCATTTCAAACGATTCTGAATCCTGGGGACGAAGTGATTATCCCAGTGCCTTATTGGGTAACATATCCAGAGCAAATTAAGCTTGCCGGCGGTGTTCCTATTTTTGTTGAGACAGGTTTCGATGCGGATTTTAAAATGACGGCTGTTGATTTTGAACAGGCGATCACACCGAAAACACGTGCTATTGTGCTAAATTCTCCAAATAATCCAACTGGAATGACCTATACAAAAGAAGAGTTGCGGGCGATTGGTGAAGTTGCTAAAAAGCATGGCGTTTATATTGTCTCCGATGAAATTTACGAGAAATTATACTACGGTGATAAAAGTGATCTAGTGTCCATTGCGTCTCTCAGTGATGCACTTTATGAGCTGACGATCGTGATTAATGGTGTTTCAAAAGCTTACGCGATGACTGGCTGGCGTATTGGTTATGCGGCCGCGGCGGAACCAATTATTGCAGGTATGGGAAAGTTAGCAGACCACATGACGAGTAATCCTACTGCTAACGCGCAATATGGCGCAGTGGCAGCGTATACTGGCGATCAGGCAATACCAGAAAGTATGTATCAAGCCTTCCAAGATCGGATGGAGCGTTTTTATCCTATTTTGGAATCAATACCTGGATTTAAACCGAAAAAACCAAGTGGTGCTTTCTATTTCTTCATTGATGTAGAAGAAGCCGCGAAACAAAAAGGTTTCGCAACAGTGGATGCTTTTGCGAAAAGTTTGTTAGACGATGCTTTTGTAGCAGTCGTGCCAGGCTCAGGATTCGGGATGCCAAATTATATCCGAATTTCTTATGCGACAGATCCAGCATTATTTGAACAGGCGTTAGATCGAATGAAAGATTTTATGAAAAATTAG
- the dinG gene encoding ATP-dependent DNA helicase DinG, whose translation MKNKRYIVVDLETTGNQATKADKIIQFSACIVENGQIVDQFSTFLNPEKRIPPFIKELTGITDKDVKDAPLFEDVSSIIHSLIDGGIFVAHNVSFDWTFLQKEMREAGEAPLKMKLLDTVELARIMYPTVDSFKLQDLADEFGLGHDAPHRADSDARVTAELMLLFIEKLETLPLATIRKLTTLAQHLPGYLSELLFDIEMRKERALQPLESKWIEHRGIVICNKEVQQAQYSRAEHAIYPESDAKKIALFQKTDATLVPREGQFQMMDTVMTSWENENNALIEAGTGIGKTLGYFLPAIYFAKERQIPIVISTYTNLLQSQLFHKDIPLLQKLTDFDIQAVVLKGREHYINLFKFEQLLSEVDKTHDVVLTKMQLLVWLTETLTGDIDEVNLSGGGYLFWNRMKHTGWFLSQKKDPWLLYDFYLFNQKQANVADLIIVNHALLLQDHFSETKLLPDYEYAVIDEAHHFTDAAKSQQSFVFSYQRMKFFMNRLGMRTKDGMLKRLEVLFPEQHQLFDVEIAVVKLEEALEDFFSQLAQKLNRATKNVTELILVENVIDEKLDEALFFAGEKVLLLIREISVALDYVLEQGKNVTSKFSERESAFLEEVYSFGLDWKRVEKQLSVMLYEKEEAMTLYIEADKNKARGSMRLRANIIQVSHTLQHDFFDTKKSVILTSATLTVDDSFHYMQVDLGLDEDIVTQQIKSPFHYEENARILIPTDMLPVKGTPMEQYTNKLAAYLSAIAKETSGRMLVLFTANDMLQKTYRKMNQDPSIAEYRILGQGISSGSPARLTKQFLAFDKAVLLGTMSFWEGIDIPGDDLSCLVIVRLPFASLEDPYTKAQIALRKKMGQNAFQTYSLPEAVLRFKQGFGRLIRREEDRGIVFIFDNRVDTTNFGKAFLHSIPKVPIVKAKEAELLEEVKNFFE comes from the coding sequence GTGAAAAATAAGCGATATATTGTAGTGGATTTAGAGACAACTGGAAATCAGGCAACGAAGGCAGATAAAATAATTCAGTTCTCAGCATGTATTGTTGAAAACGGCCAAATTGTAGATCAGTTTTCTACTTTTTTAAATCCGGAAAAACGCATCCCTCCGTTTATTAAAGAACTAACAGGGATTACCGATAAAGATGTGAAGGATGCGCCTTTGTTTGAGGATGTGTCATCTATTATTCATTCGTTGATTGATGGTGGTATTTTTGTCGCGCATAATGTGAGCTTTGATTGGACCTTTCTTCAAAAAGAAATGCGTGAAGCTGGTGAAGCCCCATTAAAAATGAAATTGCTGGATACTGTGGAACTGGCGAGGATAATGTATCCGACTGTGGACAGCTTTAAATTGCAAGATTTAGCAGACGAATTTGGTTTAGGTCATGATGCGCCGCATAGAGCAGATAGTGACGCGCGAGTGACAGCGGAATTGATGTTATTATTTATAGAAAAGCTAGAAACGTTGCCTCTTGCGACTATTCGAAAACTGACCACGTTAGCGCAACATTTACCTGGATATCTCTCAGAGTTACTCTTTGATATTGAAATGCGAAAAGAACGAGCATTACAACCATTAGAATCTAAATGGATCGAGCACCGAGGGATTGTGATTTGCAATAAGGAAGTGCAACAAGCGCAGTATAGTCGCGCTGAACATGCGATTTATCCAGAAAGTGATGCAAAGAAAATAGCGTTATTTCAAAAGACGGATGCTACGCTTGTACCACGAGAAGGACAATTCCAAATGATGGATACAGTGATGACGTCATGGGAAAATGAAAATAATGCGCTTATTGAGGCAGGTACTGGAATTGGGAAAACGTTAGGGTATTTTTTACCTGCTATTTATTTTGCGAAGGAACGACAAATTCCAATCGTGATTAGTACATATACGAACCTGTTGCAATCACAACTATTTCATAAAGACATACCGTTGCTTCAAAAATTAACGGATTTTGATATTCAGGCAGTCGTGTTAAAGGGGCGCGAGCATTACATTAATTTATTTAAATTTGAGCAGCTACTTTCCGAGGTGGACAAGACACATGATGTGGTACTTACGAAAATGCAATTACTTGTTTGGCTAACAGAAACGTTAACTGGGGATATCGATGAGGTAAATCTTTCAGGTGGGGGCTATTTATTTTGGAATCGGATGAAGCATACTGGCTGGTTCTTATCGCAAAAAAAAGATCCGTGGTTGTTGTATGATTTTTATTTATTTAATCAAAAACAGGCCAATGTAGCGGACTTAATTATTGTAAACCATGCGTTACTATTACAAGACCATTTCTCTGAGACAAAACTATTACCTGATTATGAGTATGCTGTGATCGATGAAGCGCACCATTTCACCGATGCTGCGAAGTCACAACAAAGCTTTGTATTTTCTTATCAGCGTATGAAATTTTTTATGAATCGCTTAGGAATGCGCACAAAAGACGGGATGTTAAAAAGGCTAGAAGTACTTTTTCCAGAACAACACCAACTTTTTGATGTGGAGATTGCTGTTGTGAAGTTAGAGGAGGCGCTGGAAGATTTCTTTTCACAACTGGCGCAAAAGTTGAATCGGGCCACTAAAAACGTAACAGAATTAATATTGGTCGAGAATGTTATTGACGAAAAACTAGATGAGGCCTTGTTTTTTGCTGGCGAGAAGGTGTTGTTACTCATTCGAGAGATTAGTGTAGCGCTGGATTATGTTTTGGAACAAGGGAAGAACGTGACAAGCAAATTCAGTGAAAGAGAATCCGCTTTTTTAGAAGAAGTTTATTCTTTTGGATTAGATTGGAAACGCGTGGAAAAGCAATTATCGGTAATGCTCTATGAAAAAGAAGAAGCGATGACACTATATATCGAGGCAGATAAAAATAAGGCGCGTGGCAGCATGCGTTTGAGGGCGAATATCATACAGGTGAGTCATACATTGCAGCATGATTTTTTTGATACGAAGAAGAGTGTGATTTTGACCTCGGCCACATTGACGGTAGATGATTCATTCCATTATATGCAAGTTGATTTAGGATTAGATGAGGATATAGTGACACAGCAAATTAAGTCACCGTTTCATTATGAGGAGAATGCACGAATTTTGATCCCAACAGATATGCTTCCTGTAAAAGGAACGCCGATGGAGCAATATACGAATAAACTGGCTGCCTACTTAAGCGCAATTGCAAAAGAGACGTCAGGGCGAATGCTGGTGTTGTTTACAGCGAATGATATGTTACAGAAGACGTATCGCAAAATGAATCAAGATCCTTCGATTGCAGAGTATCGTATTTTGGGACAAGGAATTTCATCGGGAAGTCCTGCAAGATTAACGAAACAATTTCTCGCGTTTGATAAGGCAGTTTTACTCGGAACGATGAGTTTTTGGGAGGGTATTGATATTCCAGGTGATGATTTATCCTGTCTTGTGATAGTCCGCCTCCCTTTTGCATCGTTGGAAGATCCCTATACAAAAGCGCAGATAGCTCTACGTAAAAAAATGGGACAAAATGCTTTCCAGACATACTCTCTACCAGAGGCTGTTCTTCGCTTTAAACAAGGGTTCGGAAGGTTAATTAGACGCGAGGAAGATCGAGGTATTGTCTTTATTTTTGATAATCGTGTGGATACGACTAATTTTGGCAAAGCGTTCCTGCATTCCATTCCGAAAGTGCCCATCGTGAAAGCGAAAGAGGCTGAATTACTTGAAGAAGTGAAGAATTTTTTTGAATAA
- the nth gene encoding endonuclease III, with product MLTNKQTVTCIEMMAEMFPAAHCELEHKNTFELLIAVVLSAQCTDVLVNRVTASLFEKYHGPEDYIQVPLEELENDIRSIGLYRNKAKNIQALSRKIRDEFDGKVPQSHVELESLPGVGRKTANVVLSVGFGVPAIAVDTHVERVSKRLGICRWKDSVTEVENTLMRKLPKEMWSDAHHDMIFFGRYHCKARKPECSTCPLLYLCREGKKQAKARGFDG from the coding sequence ATGTTAACGAACAAACAAACAGTGACGTGTATTGAGATGATGGCAGAGATGTTTCCTGCTGCCCACTGTGAGCTAGAGCATAAGAATACGTTTGAGCTGCTTATCGCTGTTGTGCTGTCTGCGCAGTGTACAGATGTATTAGTCAACCGTGTGACAGCATCACTTTTTGAGAAGTATCATGGACCTGAGGATTATATTCAAGTACCCCTTGAGGAACTAGAAAATGATATCCGTTCTATCGGGTTATATCGAAATAAAGCAAAAAACATTCAAGCGCTATCTCGCAAAATTCGAGATGAATTTGATGGAAAAGTGCCTCAATCACATGTAGAATTAGAAAGTTTACCAGGCGTTGGTCGCAAAACGGCGAATGTTGTGCTATCTGTTGGATTTGGCGTTCCAGCTATCGCAGTCGATACACATGTAGAACGTGTTTCAAAGCGGCTCGGGATTTGTCGCTGGAAAGATTCTGTGACAGAAGTAGAAAATACATTAATGCGGAAACTTCCAAAAGAGATGTGGTCGGATGCGCATCATGATATGATTTTCTTTGGTCGTTATCATTGTAAAGCAAGAAAACCAGAATGCTCCACATGCCCGTTATTATATCTTTGCCGAGAAGGTAAAAAACAAGCGAAAGCGAGAGGTTTTGATGGCTGA
- a CDS encoding cell wall elongation regulator TseB-like domain-containing protein, with protein sequence MEMRVDILRKRNQKSYWKWIWIGVAAFVAVIAGVFIFFYSAQKPVRADEETALARIDGKVDLKQQDGFYLYNGANGVYYVLTGKNSKSKNIIVWVPKSKKGTVVVKYASDGISKNEAIAKVKQEKNPKKILNVTLGMDKGVPIWEVSYLDSSNSLNYYDLDFETGEWYRAIENL encoded by the coding sequence ATGGAAATGAGAGTAGATATTTTGCGAAAACGTAATCAGAAAAGTTACTGGAAGTGGATTTGGATCGGCGTAGCAGCGTTTGTAGCTGTGATAGCAGGAGTTTTCATCTTTTTCTACAGTGCCCAGAAACCAGTTCGCGCTGATGAAGAAACGGCACTAGCACGCATCGACGGTAAAGTAGATTTGAAGCAGCAGGATGGTTTTTATTTGTATAATGGGGCCAATGGTGTGTATTACGTGTTGACAGGAAAGAATAGTAAATCAAAGAATATCATCGTATGGGTTCCTAAAAGCAAGAAAGGAACCGTTGTCGTTAAATATGCATCCGATGGTATTTCAAAAAATGAAGCCATAGCAAAAGTGAAGCAAGAAAAGAATCCTAAAAAGATTCTAAACGTGACACTAGGTATGGATAAAGGCGTGCCGATTTGGGAAGTTTCGTATCTAGATAGTTCGAACAGCTTGAATTACTATGATTTAGATTTTGAAACGGGCGAATGGTATCGTGCCATTGAAAACTTATAA
- the asnS gene encoding asparagine--tRNA ligase yields the protein MQITINQAANYVDKEVKIGGWLSNKRSSGKIAFLQLRDGTGFMQGVVVKAEVGEEIFQTAKSMSQETSLYVTGTIHEDTRSPFGYEMAVTGIEIISESVDYPITPKEHGTEFLMDHRHLWLRSNRQHAIMKIRNEIIRATYEFFNQEGFLKIDPPILTGSAPEGTTELFHTKYFEEDAFLSQSGQLYMEAAAMAFGKVFSFGPTFRAEKSKTRRHLIEFWMIEPEMAFYKLEDSLKVQENYVAFLVETVLKNCRLELDRLGRDVSHLEKMVAPFPRITYTEAITLLKKLGFEDIEWGDDFGAPHETAIADSFEKPVFITHYPKAIKPFYMPEDPNNSEVVLCADLIAPEGYGEIIGGSERIHELAILEARMKEFDLDLEAYSWYLDLARYGSVPHSGFGLGLERTVAWISGTEHVRETIPFPRLLNRLYP from the coding sequence ATGCAAATTACGATTAATCAAGCAGCAAATTATGTAGACAAAGAAGTGAAAATCGGTGGTTGGCTAAGCAATAAACGTTCTAGCGGTAAAATTGCCTTCTTACAATTGCGTGATGGTACTGGTTTTATGCAAGGCGTGGTTGTGAAGGCAGAAGTAGGCGAAGAAATTTTCCAAACAGCGAAAAGCATGTCGCAAGAAACGAGCCTTTATGTAACTGGTACAATTCATGAAGACACACGTTCTCCATTTGGTTATGAAATGGCGGTTACAGGGATTGAAATCATCAGTGAATCTGTGGATTATCCGATTACACCGAAAGAACATGGTACCGAATTTTTGATGGACCACCGTCATTTATGGTTGCGTTCCAATCGTCAGCACGCAATCATGAAAATTCGTAATGAGATTATTCGTGCAACATATGAATTCTTTAACCAAGAAGGTTTCTTGAAAATCGATCCGCCAATTCTTACTGGTAGTGCGCCAGAAGGTACAACGGAATTATTCCATACGAAATATTTTGAAGAAGATGCCTTTTTATCACAAAGTGGTCAATTATACATGGAAGCAGCAGCAATGGCATTTGGGAAGGTATTCTCATTTGGCCCAACTTTCCGTGCAGAAAAATCAAAAACACGCCGTCATTTAATCGAATTTTGGATGATCGAACCTGAAATGGCATTTTATAAATTAGAGGATAGTTTGAAAGTACAAGAAAATTATGTAGCTTTCTTAGTAGAAACGGTTCTTAAGAATTGCCGCCTAGAACTAGACCGTTTAGGACGTGATGTGTCTCATTTAGAGAAGATGGTAGCACCTTTCCCACGCATCACATACACAGAAGCGATTACATTACTCAAAAAATTAGGCTTTGAAGATATCGAATGGGGTGATGACTTCGGTGCACCACACGAAACAGCAATCGCAGACAGCTTCGAAAAACCGGTGTTTATTACACACTATCCGAAAGCTATCAAGCCATTTTACATGCCAGAAGATCCGAATAACAGTGAAGTAGTTCTTTGTGCCGATTTGATCGCACCAGAAGGCTACGGCGAAATTATCGGTGGATCCGAGCGTATTCATGAACTAGCGATTTTAGAAGCCCGGATGAAAGAATTTGACTTAGATTTAGAAGCATACAGCTGGTATCTAGACTTAGCACGCTACGGCTCTGTCCCACACTCCGGTTTCGGATTAGGCCTAGAGCGCACGGTTGCTTGGATTTCAGGAACAGAGCATGTGCGTGAAACAATTCCGTTCCCTAGACTGTTGAATAGATTGTATCCATAA
- a CDS encoding transglycosylase domain-containing protein — protein sequence MADKPQTRSQYRNSQAKQPETQKTTGKGRRITGNIFKIVFFTALFMAFSGIAVGASVFYSYAKDAPKLTDSKLRDPLSSKILDKDGKVYAEIGKERREYIEYKDIPKQLENAVLSTEDSRFYEHNGIDPIRLVSAAAGNVTGGFGSQGASTLSQQIIKMSYLDYTNKTLKRKAQEAWMAVQLEQKYSKQELLEIYINKVYLSDGIHGMETAAEHYYGKKLKDLNLAQTALIAGMPQSPNRFNPFENPDLAKKRRDIVLTLMYNNDKISKSDMEAAQSVAIADGLVDETKRKEKTYAYDTYVDQVIDEIGDKYDPFTDGLTIYTALDPDAQKYTEKMLNTDEIISYPDAKFQAGVVVMDTETGRVQALGGGRDTGTKKVSRGLNRATDIKRQPGSTMKPILGYAPAIEYLDWSTAHILDDSPYQYSSGQELRNYDSGYLGDISMRRALYLSRNIPAVKASKEVGYERARDFANNLGLNYKEVYESTVIGSGEASPIQMAGAYATFGNGGVYNKPHTVTKILLSDGETEINMEPESVVAMKASTAYMISDMLKDVLTQGTGTRANIPGWNIAAKTGTTNYDESIRLKNGIPSNGTPDSWFVGYSPRYTVSIWNGYDEPNKNYLTPSDTRIAAYMFKSMMEHLVSGEKNPDFKKPSNVNEIPIIIGSNPITRAASGASGSNVSYELFLDGTIPTRSAAEKKTTDTKKEDEKTDEEKTAAEKAKKEAEEKAKKDKDAAEETKKQQEEAAKKAAEEAEQTALQSPAGLNGSYNATSKTVSANWASNGPGVTYDVTVNGQTQNYGTTSITVSGGSPGSSVVIIVVPVKDGKRGSPASTTITIPAEQTPETTPPAGSTDDGASTPPAT from the coding sequence ATGGCAGATAAACCGCAGACAAGATCTCAGTACCGCAATAGCCAAGCAAAGCAACCTGAGACTCAAAAAACAACTGGGAAAGGTCGTCGCATCACAGGCAACATCTTCAAAATAGTCTTCTTTACGGCACTTTTCATGGCATTCTCTGGCATTGCAGTTGGTGCAAGTGTCTTTTATTCCTACGCAAAAGATGCACCAAAACTGACAGATTCCAAATTGCGTGATCCCCTATCTTCTAAAATTTTAGATAAAGATGGGAAGGTCTATGCAGAAATCGGTAAAGAACGCCGGGAATATATTGAGTATAAAGATATCCCTAAGCAGCTAGAAAACGCCGTACTTTCAACCGAGGATTCCCGCTTTTATGAGCACAACGGAATAGATCCAATCCGTCTCGTAAGTGCCGCAGCAGGAAATGTAACTGGTGGCTTTGGTTCTCAAGGTGCCAGTACATTAAGTCAACAAATTATCAAGATGTCATATCTTGACTACACAAACAAAACGTTAAAACGTAAAGCACAAGAAGCATGGATGGCCGTTCAACTGGAGCAAAAATACAGTAAACAAGAACTGCTTGAAATCTACATCAACAAAGTTTATTTATCCGATGGTATTCACGGCATGGAAACTGCTGCGGAACACTACTACGGCAAGAAGCTAAAAGATCTGAACTTGGCACAAACAGCCCTAATCGCTGGTATGCCGCAAAGTCCTAACCGTTTCAATCCATTTGAGAATCCTGATTTAGCAAAAAAACGTCGAGATATCGTACTAACGCTTATGTACAACAACGATAAAATCTCTAAAAGCGATATGGAGGCTGCACAATCTGTTGCCATTGCTGACGGACTAGTAGATGAAACAAAACGCAAAGAAAAAACATATGCATATGACACGTATGTCGATCAAGTAATTGATGAAATTGGTGATAAATACGATCCATTTACTGATGGCTTAACGATTTACACAGCTCTTGATCCAGACGCTCAAAAATATACCGAAAAAATGTTAAACACAGATGAAATCATTAGCTATCCAGATGCAAAATTCCAAGCTGGTGTCGTTGTCATGGACACAGAAACTGGTCGTGTTCAAGCACTCGGCGGTGGTCGAGATACTGGCACGAAGAAAGTTTCCCGTGGCCTTAATCGCGCAACAGATATCAAGCGTCAACCAGGTTCTACGATGAAACCAATTTTAGGGTATGCCCCTGCTATTGAATATCTCGATTGGTCAACAGCACACATTTTGGATGATTCACCATATCAATATTCGAGTGGTCAAGAATTGCGTAACTACGATTCTGGTTACTTAGGTGACATTTCCATGCGTCGCGCTTTATATTTATCTCGAAATATTCCTGCTGTAAAAGCATCCAAAGAAGTTGGCTACGAACGTGCGCGTGATTTCGCAAACAATCTTGGTCTGAACTATAAAGAAGTATATGAATCTACGGTTATCGGTAGTGGAGAAGCTTCCCCAATCCAAATGGCTGGCGCATATGCCACTTTTGGTAACGGTGGTGTATACAACAAGCCGCATACAGTGACTAAAATTCTTCTTTCTGATGGCGAAACAGAGATAAATATGGAACCAGAATCCGTTGTAGCGATGAAAGCCTCTACCGCCTATATGATTAGCGATATGCTAAAAGATGTTTTAACACAAGGAACTGGTACACGAGCAAATATTCCTGGCTGGAACATCGCCGCTAAAACTGGTACAACAAACTACGACGAGAGTATCCGTTTGAAAAATGGTATTCCAAGTAATGGGACACCCGATTCATGGTTTGTTGGTTACTCTCCTCGCTATACCGTCTCCATCTGGAACGGCTATGACGAACCTAATAAAAACTATCTAACACCAAGCGACACACGAATTGCAGCCTATATGTTTAAATCAATGATGGAACATCTCGTTTCTGGCGAGAAGAATCCAGATTTCAAAAAGCCAAGCAACGTCAACGAAATTCCAATCATCATTGGTTCTAATCCAATCACACGTGCTGCCTCAGGAGCAAGTGGTTCTAATGTTTCGTATGAGTTATTCTTAGACGGTACAATTCCTACAAGATCTGCAGCCGAGAAGAAAACAACTGATACCAAAAAAGAGGACGAAAAAACAGACGAAGAAAAGACAGCAGCAGAAAAGGCTAAAAAAGAAGCCGAAGAAAAAGCTAAAAAAGATAAAGATGCCGCTGAAGAAACAAAGAAACAGCAAGAGGAAGCAGCTAAAAAAGCAGCTGAAGAAGCAGAACAAACAGCCTTGCAATCTCCTGCTGGTTTAAATGGTTCTTATAATGCAACAAGTAAAACCGTATCAGCAAACTGGGCATCTAACGGACCGGGTGTTACCTATGACGTTACAGTTAATGGCCAAACACAGAATTATGGAACCACCTCTATTACGGTTAGCGGAGGTTCTCCAGGATCAAGTGTTGTTATTATTGTTGTTCCAGTGAAGGATGGTAAACGTGGCTCACCAGCATCAACAACCATTACAATTCCTGCAGAGCAAACACCAGAAACTACGCCACCCGCAGGTTCTACAGATGATGGCGCATCAACACCACCAGCCACATAA
- a CDS encoding YpoC family protein — translation MADFQYAKELEHPLFKTPNVAVEEVDEGSIFVTGLPFWQEQLFYTRGRGEMPWHTDPEQACRRLAKQWKNVAQELDAAFKLREKPEESVICDGLGIYISMLFWSNKRPVQLNQLDNHLETLKLVPMNLQERLAFIMERPDSYPAFKQLNELVLEQRKLVLKGL, via the coding sequence ATGGCTGATTTTCAGTATGCGAAAGAGTTAGAACATCCTTTATTCAAAACGCCCAATGTGGCAGTAGAAGAGGTTGATGAAGGATCTATTTTTGTTACAGGGTTACCATTTTGGCAGGAGCAGCTTTTTTATACGCGTGGGCGAGGAGAGATGCCTTGGCATACTGATCCAGAGCAAGCTTGCCGGCGTTTAGCGAAGCAATGGAAGAATGTTGCGCAAGAACTGGATGCGGCGTTTAAACTGCGTGAGAAGCCTGAAGAGAGCGTTATTTGTGATGGCTTAGGTATTTACATTTCCATGCTGTTTTGGAGCAATAAGAGGCCTGTACAGCTTAATCAGCTAGACAACCACTTAGAAACTTTAAAATTGGTTCCGATGAATTTACAGGAAAGACTGGCGTTCATTATGGAAAGACCGGATAGCTATCCTGCTTTTAAACAACTAAACGAACTCGTCCTAGAACAGCGAAAACTTGTTTTAAAAGGATTATAA